In the genome of Halobacterium noricense, one region contains:
- the xacF gene encoding 2,5-dioxovalerate dehydrogenase — MPNGKQNYVNGEWVASETGETFDVENPANPSETVATYQQSSADDATAAVEAAVAAEDEWANTPGPERGRILRQAGSILADRKDELTELLVEEEGKARPEAAGEVQRAIDIFHYFAGKASDLGGTVKGSSSRDTTLYTRKEPVGVAALVTPWNYPIAIPAWKLAPALTAGNTVVLKPASAAPGVVLAIAQALDEAGLPDGVFNVVTGPGSSVGSEFIEHEGTDAVSFTGSSQVGEMVYDQATDQGKRVQTELGGKNPTLVADSANPAEAAEIVASGGFGTTGQSCTACSRAIVHEDVYDEFVDELVDEAEAIDIGPGLDHEMGPQVSESELDSTLDYIDIAQEEGATLAAGGNTPEGEDVEDGYFVEPTVFVDVDNDMRIAQEEVFGPVVAVIKVSDFDEGLETANDVEYGLSASVVTDDHTEANRFIDDAEAGVVKVNEKTTGLELHVPFGGFKRSSSETWREQGDAGLEFYTIEKTVYDNY, encoded by the coding sequence ATGCCGAATGGCAAACAGAACTACGTGAACGGAGAGTGGGTCGCTTCGGAGACGGGCGAGACTTTCGACGTCGAGAACCCGGCGAACCCCAGCGAGACGGTCGCAACTTACCAGCAGTCCAGCGCCGACGACGCCACCGCGGCCGTCGAGGCCGCCGTCGCCGCCGAGGACGAGTGGGCGAACACACCGGGTCCGGAGCGCGGCCGCATCCTCCGGCAGGCTGGCTCGATTCTGGCCGACCGCAAAGACGAGCTCACGGAACTCCTCGTCGAAGAGGAGGGGAAAGCTCGCCCGGAGGCAGCGGGCGAGGTACAGCGGGCAATCGACATCTTCCACTACTTCGCCGGGAAGGCCTCCGACCTCGGTGGCACTGTCAAAGGCTCTAGTAGCCGGGATACGACGCTGTACACGCGCAAAGAGCCGGTCGGCGTCGCCGCGCTGGTCACGCCGTGGAACTATCCCATCGCCATTCCGGCGTGGAAGCTCGCGCCCGCCCTGACAGCCGGCAACACGGTCGTCCTCAAGCCCGCCAGCGCCGCGCCTGGCGTGGTGCTGGCTATCGCGCAAGCCCTTGACGAAGCCGGTCTCCCGGACGGCGTGTTCAACGTCGTGACTGGTCCCGGAAGCTCGGTCGGCAGCGAATTCATCGAGCACGAAGGTACTGATGCCGTCTCGTTCACGGGCAGCAGCCAAGTCGGTGAGATGGTCTACGACCAAGCGACCGACCAGGGCAAGCGCGTCCAGACCGAACTCGGCGGCAAAAATCCGACGCTGGTCGCGGACTCCGCAAATCCCGCGGAAGCCGCCGAAATCGTCGCTTCTGGTGGCTTCGGGACGACTGGCCAGTCCTGTACGGCGTGTTCTCGGGCGATTGTTCACGAGGATGTTTACGACGAGTTCGTCGACGAACTCGTGGACGAGGCTGAGGCCATCGACATCGGTCCCGGTCTCGACCACGAGATGGGCCCCCAAGTCAGCGAGAGCGAACTCGACTCCACGCTGGACTACATCGACATCGCCCAGGAGGAGGGCGCGACGTTGGCGGCTGGCGGGAACACGCCCGAAGGTGAAGACGTGGAGGACGGTTACTTCGTGGAGCCGACGGTGTTCGTGGACGTCGACAACGACATGCGCATCGCCCAGGAGGAGGTGTTCGGGCCGGTCGTCGCCGTCATCAAAGTCAGCGACTTCGACGAAGGCCTCGAAACCGCCAACGACGTCGAGTACGGCCTTTCGGCGAGCGTCGTGACCGACGACCACACCGAAGCCAATCGCTTCATCGACGACGCCGAGGCTGGTGTCGTCAAAGTCAACGAGAAAACGACCGGGCTGGAACTGCACGTTCCGTTCGGCGGGTTCAAGCGCTCCTCCTCGGAAACCTGGCGCGAGCAAGGGGATGCCGGACTAGAGTTCTACACCATCGAGAAAACCGTCTACGACAACTACTGA
- a CDS encoding carbohydrate ABC transporter permease: protein MDTDQQYRISQTIGSLLTSKYTITALLTALVLYFTFPIYWTAVSSVKTLDGIHAFPPTLIPSGSEIVDPIWGNYATLLFEKSFNMFTLNSLLVAIATTIIVVTFGTLAGYGFSRFRFPYDDYVFIGILGARLLPPIGMLVPFYRLFGELSLIDTRIALIVVYTYMNLPLVIWLMRNYFISIPADLDEASYIDGATRFQTFKDIILPLAKPGVAACSILTFLFSWREFLFAFSLTFTPSAKTLPVGAMMMIEDVVVLWNYLAAGGFIAMLPALLFVIFFQRHIVSGLTAGAVKG, encoded by the coding sequence ATGGACACGGACCAGCAGTACCGGATTAGCCAAACAATCGGGAGTCTACTCACCAGTAAGTACACCATTACGGCGCTCCTCACGGCGTTGGTTCTGTACTTCACCTTCCCAATCTACTGGACCGCTGTCTCGAGTGTGAAAACCCTCGACGGGATTCACGCTTTCCCGCCGACTCTCATCCCGAGCGGAAGCGAAATCGTCGACCCTATCTGGGGGAACTACGCCACGCTACTGTTCGAGAAGTCGTTCAACATGTTTACGTTGAACAGTCTACTCGTAGCGATCGCGACGACCATCATCGTCGTGACCTTCGGTACGCTTGCAGGGTACGGGTTCTCTCGTTTCCGGTTCCCGTACGATGATTACGTCTTTATTGGGATTCTGGGTGCGCGTCTCTTGCCACCAATCGGAATGCTAGTGCCGTTCTACCGGCTCTTCGGCGAACTGAGCCTAATTGACACGCGAATCGCCCTCATCGTCGTGTACACGTACATGAACCTCCCGCTGGTCATCTGGCTCATGCGGAATTACTTCATCTCGATTCCCGCAGATCTGGACGAAGCATCGTACATCGACGGCGCGACCCGCTTCCAGACGTTCAAGGATATCATCCTTCCACTCGCAAAGCCGGGAGTGGCCGCGTGTTCCATCCTCACGTTCCTGTTCTCGTGGCGCGAGTTCCTCTTTGCGTTCTCACTCACGTTCACGCCGAGCGCAAAGACGCTCCCGGTCGGTGCAATGATGATGATCGAGGACGTTGTCGTCCTCTGGAACTACCTTGCTGCTGGTGGGTTCATCGCGATGCTTCCGGCTCTGCTCTTCGTGATATTCTTCCAGCGCCACATCGTCAGCGGCCTCACCGCAGGTGCAGTGAAGGGGTAG
- a CDS encoding IclR family transcriptional regulator yields the protein MANAPTGDGGRRIQAVEITLNLINVLQSEGQLGVTEIADRLDHSKSTIHSHLQTLEDRKLIVKENDGYRLSLQILNMAKNVRDQVGNYDVIKSQVDELVEETGEIVQFGIEEHGKVSYLYKATGEQSVETVSRVGMRQPMYSTSLGKAILTYLPEGRIEEIIQSMDFEAKTSETITSSTELYEELDRIEDNGYAIDDEENIKGLRCIAAPVRDGETVLGAISITGPSSRVTDDRLHGELAETVQRAANIIELNTKFS from the coding sequence ATGGCAAACGCACCCACGGGAGATGGCGGCAGGCGGATACAAGCGGTCGAGATCACGCTCAATCTCATTAATGTACTACAGAGCGAGGGGCAGCTGGGTGTCACAGAAATTGCCGACCGTCTCGACCACTCGAAAAGCACCATTCACAGCCACCTCCAAACGCTGGAGGACCGAAAACTGATCGTTAAAGAAAACGATGGGTACCGACTGAGCCTCCAGATTCTCAATATGGCAAAGAACGTCCGAGACCAGGTCGGGAATTACGACGTTATAAAGAGCCAAGTTGACGAGCTAGTTGAGGAGACGGGAGAAATCGTACAGTTCGGCATCGAGGAGCACGGGAAGGTATCGTATCTGTACAAGGCTACTGGCGAACAGTCCGTCGAAACGGTTTCGCGAGTCGGTATGCGACAACCGATGTACTCGACATCTCTCGGGAAGGCAATCCTCACGTACTTGCCTGAAGGCCGGATCGAAGAGATCATCCAATCGATGGACTTCGAAGCCAAAACGAGCGAGACGATCACGTCTTCAACTGAGTTATACGAGGAGCTCGATCGAATCGAAGACAACGGCTACGCAATTGATGACGAGGAGAATATCAAAGGACTCCGTTGTATTGCAGCCCCAGTTAGAGATGGTGAAACCGTACTTGGCGCAATCAGCATCACTGGTCCCTCGAGTCGAGTTACCGATGATCGCCTTCACGGAGAACTGGCAGAAACCGTCCAGCGAGCGGCCAACATCATCGAACTCAATACAAAATTTTCCTGA
- a CDS encoding ABC transporter ATP-binding protein: MSKTKNEAGDPETTNTTTNDAGEETMTTTSNNTEDDAYLEINNLTKVYDDGGDGVVAVDDMNIDVADGEFLVFVGPSGCGKTTTLRSIAGLEEITEGDLIIDGENVNGQAPRERDVAMVFQTYALYPHMSVYENMEYPLKVRGMEKAERERRVQESAELLEIEELLDRQPKDLSGGQQQRVALGRAIVREPRVFLFDEPLSNLDAKLRVHMRTELNRLHNKIGKTSIYVTHDQAEAMTLGDRIVVMDEGEVQQVAPPQEVYDHPTNEFVAGFIGSPQMNFFNATVDPTEGVIKTDAFSLPYPDWMQEQIDRDDEFDARFGIRPEDIAVQAISHDSTAESHATADVVVVEEMGSDFFLTLENNGVEYQAIVEPNTEIHRNDTISLSFDLDRIHLFDTKTGDSLVQSVSR; encoded by the coding sequence ATGAGCAAGACAAAGAACGAGGCAGGCGATCCCGAGACAACGAATACCACGACTAACGACGCCGGTGAGGAAACCATGACCACCACGAGTAATAACACGGAAGACGACGCGTACCTCGAGATTAACAATCTAACCAAGGTGTATGATGACGGGGGTGACGGCGTCGTTGCTGTCGATGATATGAACATCGACGTAGCCGATGGAGAATTCCTCGTGTTCGTCGGCCCAAGTGGTTGCGGGAAGACGACGACCCTCCGTTCAATTGCAGGCCTCGAAGAGATCACCGAGGGCGACCTGATCATCGACGGAGAGAATGTTAACGGGCAGGCTCCTCGGGAACGGGATGTTGCCATGGTCTTCCAGACGTATGCACTCTACCCGCACATGAGTGTCTACGAGAACATGGAATACCCGTTGAAAGTACGGGGCATGGAGAAAGCCGAACGCGAGCGACGCGTGCAAGAGAGCGCCGAGCTGCTCGAGATTGAAGAGCTACTTGATCGGCAGCCAAAGGATCTCTCGGGCGGCCAACAGCAGCGTGTTGCGCTCGGTCGCGCTATCGTCCGTGAGCCCCGCGTCTTCTTGTTCGACGAGCCGCTGTCGAACCTAGACGCGAAATTGCGTGTCCACATGCGGACGGAGCTGAATCGCCTCCACAACAAGATTGGGAAGACATCCATCTACGTCACCCACGACCAGGCAGAAGCGATGACGCTTGGCGATCGAATTGTTGTTATGGATGAAGGCGAGGTGCAGCAAGTTGCACCCCCCCAAGAGGTGTACGATCACCCGACGAACGAATTCGTTGCCGGCTTCATCGGCAGCCCGCAAATGAATTTCTTCAACGCAACTGTTGATCCGACAGAAGGCGTCATTAAGACGGATGCGTTCAGCCTCCCATATCCGGACTGGATGCAAGAGCAGATCGACCGGGACGACGAATTTGATGCCCGGTTTGGTATTCGTCCGGAAGATATCGCCGTCCAAGCAATCTCTCACGATTCAACAGCGGAGAGCCACGCGACGGCTGATGTGGTCGTCGTCGAAGAGATGGGGTCTGACTTCTTCCTCACGCTGGAGAATAATGGCGTTGAATATCAGGCGATTGTCGAGCCGAACACTGAGATTCATCGAAACGACACGATCAGCCTCAGCTTCGATCTGGATCGGATCCACCTATTCGACACGAAGACGGGAGATTCGCTCGTTCAGTCCGTCAGTCGGTAA
- a CDS encoding mandelate racemase/muconate lactonizing enzyme family protein produces the protein MRITEVKAFALSSPIDPPQERSFHGGTRRLLKRDVVLAIVETADGLRGAATAGATSSSMREYFEGDSQGTFADVLENEAADALEGESIEQITDAHELIEETNLSDRLKTKAISALDVALYDIRGKELGTPVYELLHDQYENPPELTTELPLYASSGMYMEPEGFAEQAHYVEEAGFFGYKYRPGIGPDEDRRTIDLVSDALDETEMMLDSHTWWKLEDSYSKAEVDDIVACADENGAYWVEEPVAPDDYSGYERLAETGAALAGGESEESPEGLLALGKTGAVDFLQGDVRHHRGFTGCHRAIEFCRGRDIEFVPHNFGTWLGLLANAHLVAAAPEVSLVEYPIFEDDPLVDASGDPGMYPFDLAFDLVKGQPPMQNGQLTVPDDPGLGIEVDLDAIEEYSFIEGPWTEFHYDE, from the coding sequence ATGCGCATTACAGAAGTTAAAGCATTCGCGCTTTCGTCACCAATTGACCCGCCACAAGAACGTTCCTTCCATGGCGGCACGCGACGTCTACTGAAACGCGACGTTGTACTTGCAATCGTAGAAACCGCTGACGGTCTCCGAGGAGCTGCGACTGCAGGTGCGACTAGCTCGTCGATGCGAGAGTATTTTGAAGGAGACTCTCAGGGAACCTTTGCCGATGTTCTGGAAAATGAGGCCGCTGATGCGTTGGAAGGTGAATCCATCGAGCAGATCACCGATGCTCACGAATTAATCGAGGAGACAAACCTATCGGATCGACTGAAGACAAAGGCCATTTCAGCTCTCGACGTCGCGCTTTACGATATTCGCGGAAAAGAGCTAGGCACTCCAGTATACGAACTTCTCCACGATCAATACGAGAATCCGCCAGAGCTAACGACGGAACTGCCACTCTATGCCAGTTCTGGGATGTACATGGAGCCGGAAGGCTTCGCCGAGCAAGCACATTACGTTGAAGAAGCCGGCTTTTTCGGATACAAATACCGACCAGGAATAGGGCCTGACGAGGACCGTCGAACGATCGATCTTGTTTCGGATGCGCTCGATGAAACCGAGATGATGCTCGACTCTCATACGTGGTGGAAACTAGAGGATTCCTACAGTAAGGCGGAAGTTGACGATATCGTCGCCTGTGCCGATGAGAACGGGGCCTATTGGGTTGAAGAACCCGTCGCCCCTGACGACTACAGTGGATACGAACGCCTAGCTGAAACCGGAGCAGCTCTGGCAGGTGGCGAAAGCGAGGAGTCCCCGGAAGGCCTGCTTGCACTCGGGAAAACTGGTGCTGTCGACTTTCTTCAGGGCGACGTTCGTCATCATCGGGGCTTCACCGGCTGTCATAGAGCAATTGAATTCTGTCGAGGGCGGGATATCGAATTTGTCCCGCATAACTTTGGAACGTGGCTGGGCCTACTTGCAAACGCGCATCTCGTTGCTGCTGCACCGGAAGTCTCCCTCGTAGAATATCCGATCTTCGAGGATGACCCACTCGTGGATGCATCTGGTGACCCGGGAATGTATCCGTTTGACCTCGCCTTCGATCTCGTGAAGGGGCAACCACCGATGCAAAACGGCCAGCTCACTGTACCCGACGATCCCGGACTTGGAATTGAAGTTGATCTGGACGCAATTGAGGAATATTCCTTCATCGAAGGACCGTGGACTGAATTCCACTACGACGAATAG
- a CDS encoding mannonate dehydratase, whose product MSQNDNTGVRVGVRTRSLAEPRLRYIKQLGATDIFVDHADTEEEPDEFNDRDGTDTIAVGPDQIPSVSELEAARSRIEDAGLSFTGIQSLPYSMYGDIMFDREGAGEALEQIKTLIRNLGEAGIPILGYQWNPRSVVPMRTSPVETRGGAEATAFDYDELENPDKLAPGIDRAYTEEEFWDYYQRFLEEILPVTEEAGVDLALHPVDPPVLELLGGIPRLFRNVENFEKAMDLVPSDNHGLKLCLGCFSQMGEDIPDVIRRFGERDEIVFIHFRDVIGTVPRFHETFVDRGNFDTTAVIRTLYDVGYDGPVIPDHVPKMEGDDDWRHRARGFTVGYLRGVIDTVQTSHQEKAGEYQGN is encoded by the coding sequence GTGAGCCAAAATGACAATACTGGCGTTCGAGTAGGCGTTCGAACGCGATCACTCGCAGAGCCGAGACTGCGCTACATCAAGCAACTCGGTGCGACAGACATCTTCGTCGACCATGCGGATACGGAAGAAGAACCCGACGAGTTTAACGATCGGGATGGGACTGATACGATTGCAGTCGGTCCAGATCAAATTCCGTCCGTTTCCGAGCTCGAAGCTGCGAGAAGCCGTATCGAGGATGCAGGACTCTCGTTCACTGGCATCCAATCTCTGCCGTATTCGATGTACGGCGATATCATGTTCGACCGTGAAGGCGCCGGCGAAGCACTTGAACAAATCAAGACCCTAATCAGGAATCTTGGGGAGGCCGGGATTCCGATTCTGGGCTACCAGTGGAATCCTCGGAGTGTAGTTCCGATGCGGACCTCCCCGGTTGAGACGCGTGGTGGTGCCGAAGCCACGGCCTTCGATTATGACGAGCTCGAGAATCCAGACAAGCTCGCACCCGGTATCGATCGAGCGTACACGGAGGAGGAGTTCTGGGACTACTATCAACGGTTCCTTGAGGAAATTCTTCCGGTCACAGAGGAAGCTGGCGTGGATCTTGCACTACATCCCGTTGATCCACCCGTGTTGGAGTTGCTCGGGGGAATCCCCCGGCTGTTCCGTAACGTCGAAAACTTCGAGAAGGCCATGGACCTTGTGCCGAGCGACAACCATGGATTGAAGCTCTGTCTGGGGTGTTTCTCTCAGATGGGCGAAGATATTCCCGACGTAATTCGTCGGTTTGGCGAGCGCGACGAGATTGTCTTTATCCACTTCCGGGATGTGATCGGCACTGTCCCACGATTCCACGAAACCTTCGTCGACAGAGGGAACTTCGATACTACCGCAGTCATCAGAACGCTTTATGATGTCGGGTACGATGGCCCGGTGATTCCGGACCACGTGCCGAAAATGGAGGGGGATGACGACTGGCGGCACCGTGCACGCGGGTTTACTGTCGGGTATCTCCGCGGTGTCATCGACACAGTTCAGACATCCCACCAAGAGAAGGCCGGTGAGTATCAGGGAAACTAA
- a CDS encoding dihydrodipicolinate synthase family protein, whose translation MVLSANEVQEHLRGVAAGLLTPFDDDLQIEHDKIEANAKSLYSDGIRTFLATANISEYHSLSQEERIAVAQSSIEALPEDACVLAGVGGSTSDAKELIHAYESIGADAMMIMPPDHSYLHEQGLLRYYEKLDDASDRPLVPYVRGFDPSVEYLKQLTQIDGVAGIKYALKDPVKLGHGVDAGDDDVVWVDGLAEPFAVSFWAEGAEGFSAGVSNFRPEVGLELFDALSAGKWERARKIRNACLPFQNFRDETGEDNEIEAAISIPAVKEGLELSGLHGGQVREPIRPLSPSDENRAKELYSQLEKDLERLRITGAVQ comes from the coding sequence ATGGTATTGTCAGCCAACGAGGTGCAGGAACACCTTCGTGGTGTAGCTGCTGGGCTCCTGACTCCTTTCGATGACGACCTCCAAATCGAACACGACAAAATCGAAGCGAACGCGAAGAGCCTCTACAGTGATGGAATCCGGACCTTCCTCGCAACTGCAAACATCAGCGAGTACCACTCCCTCTCGCAGGAGGAGCGAATCGCGGTCGCACAATCGTCGATTGAGGCGCTTCCGGAGGATGCTTGCGTACTTGCTGGCGTCGGGGGCAGCACTTCGGACGCGAAAGAGCTCATTCATGCGTACGAATCGATTGGGGCAGATGCGATGATGATTATGCCACCAGATCATTCGTACTTGCACGAGCAAGGCCTTCTACGATATTACGAGAAACTCGACGATGCCTCTGACCGCCCCCTTGTCCCGTATGTTCGTGGATTTGACCCATCTGTGGAGTATCTCAAACAGCTCACACAGATTGACGGAGTGGCAGGCATCAAATACGCGCTGAAAGACCCTGTCAAGCTCGGCCACGGAGTCGACGCTGGTGACGACGATGTCGTTTGGGTAGATGGCCTCGCCGAACCGTTCGCTGTTTCATTCTGGGCAGAGGGCGCCGAAGGGTTCTCTGCTGGAGTCAGCAACTTCCGTCCCGAAGTCGGCCTCGAACTGTTCGATGCGCTCTCTGCAGGTAAGTGGGAACGGGCACGAAAGATCCGGAATGCTTGTCTGCCGTTCCAGAACTTCCGAGATGAGACCGGAGAAGATAACGAGATTGAAGCAGCAATCAGCATTCCCGCGGTCAAAGAAGGCCTAGAGCTATCCGGGCTTCATGGTGGCCAGGTCCGCGAACCGATTCGGCCACTTTCCCCGTCCGACGAGAATCGAGCAAAGGAGCTGTACAGCCAGCTTGAGAAGGACCTCGAACGCCTCCGAATCACCGGCGCGGTTCAGTGA
- a CDS encoding ABC transporter substrate-binding protein, with protein MATDSNLSRRRVMKLAAAAGATSLTGCLGGGGGGSDGDSGEGGPSGTLGEWSLDINSPNPVTERISGNEWIPPEYDESEVASGFERMNLGGMENDPATAWFQDYYNEKTGITPKAVTVPSADAVSKMRTLLSSRSESPALMQISQEFFMDFVEQGWLEPVDDLWTEEAYGQFPPYFQDQLMTGIDQSLDGEHTYMSVGLSEAHGLNYNPTVLEELGFDPDFYDDATWADVREVCEEATSQSGNLHGWVWYGSGNRYPVYPFLRQAWSRGGTFVQDDGTVVVNNDAAVTTLEWQSQMLADGLLPDVMQYGEGGPADLFLGGGLAGFGGGLGLMALAHEEWGEDTDQYNVSLLPKGESQEEHVSYMNTDFLTINRFAPPEKKRAAMVYMDGGRSAIASANEYDQEGNYPANTQAWEHELLSDAKYKETAQRIGETAKVELWPKQIETYDALVTKLQGAWLGQKSAQAALDEAQSQVDNILEQN; from the coding sequence ATGGCAACAGATTCCAATCTGTCGCGGCGAAGAGTGATGAAATTAGCTGCAGCTGCCGGGGCGACCTCTCTCACGGGATGTCTCGGCGGCGGTGGCGGCGGTAGCGACGGTGACAGCGGTGAAGGTGGTCCGTCAGGCACCCTCGGCGAATGGAGCCTAGACATTAACTCTCCCAACCCGGTAACCGAACGTATCAGTGGTAACGAGTGGATCCCGCCAGAATACGACGAATCAGAGGTTGCAAGCGGGTTCGAGCGCATGAACCTCGGGGGAATGGAAAATGACCCGGCTACGGCCTGGTTCCAGGACTACTATAATGAGAAGACAGGGATTACGCCGAAAGCGGTCACAGTCCCGTCAGCAGACGCCGTTTCGAAGATGCGGACGTTACTGTCTTCTCGCTCGGAGAGTCCTGCGCTCATGCAGATTTCACAGGAGTTCTTCATGGACTTCGTGGAACAAGGCTGGCTGGAGCCTGTTGATGACCTCTGGACGGAAGAGGCGTATGGACAGTTCCCACCATACTTCCAAGACCAGCTGATGACTGGTATTGACCAGTCACTAGATGGGGAACACACGTACATGAGCGTGGGGCTTTCCGAAGCACACGGTCTCAATTATAACCCCACCGTACTCGAGGAATTGGGCTTCGATCCCGATTTCTACGATGATGCTACGTGGGCAGATGTACGTGAGGTATGTGAAGAGGCCACCTCACAAAGTGGTAATCTCCACGGATGGGTTTGGTACGGCAGCGGGAATCGCTACCCTGTGTACCCATTCCTTCGACAAGCATGGTCGAGAGGTGGAACCTTCGTTCAAGACGATGGCACAGTCGTTGTTAATAATGATGCGGCTGTCACCACCCTGGAATGGCAGAGTCAGATGCTTGCTGACGGGCTCCTTCCAGACGTCATGCAGTACGGCGAAGGTGGTCCCGCAGACCTCTTCCTCGGTGGCGGGCTGGCTGGCTTCGGCGGGGGTCTCGGATTGATGGCACTCGCCCACGAAGAATGGGGCGAAGACACCGACCAATATAACGTGTCACTTCTCCCGAAAGGAGAGAGCCAGGAAGAGCACGTTAGCTACATGAACACGGATTTCCTGACGATTAATCGGTTCGCGCCCCCGGAGAAGAAACGCGCGGCGATGGTGTACATGGATGGTGGGCGCAGCGCGATTGCGAGTGCAAATGAGTATGATCAGGAGGGGAATTATCCCGCGAACACCCAGGCTTGGGAACACGAACTGCTCTCGGACGCAAAATACAAGGAAACGGCACAGCGGATCGGTGAAACAGCGAAAGTGGAACTGTGGCCCAAACAGATTGAGACATACGACGCACTGGTCACGAAGCTCCAAGGAGCATGGCTCGGTCAAAAATCTGCTCAGGCTGCACTCGACGAAGCACAGTCGCAGGTGGATAACATCCTAGAGCAAAACTAA
- a CDS encoding carbohydrate ABC transporter permease yields the protein MASENLLSSVREVIFDHPDGKDTGDIGPIREFINDHFMFFVLTPPLLVLGTLVILPSSYLVWSSVHEARSWGPDVFVGLENYIAIFQDPMFFLSLKHSVMYVLGSVSLAFVLGLTAALAINQVASKRVRSSFTVLILLAWAVPLVVTGLIWRFMLHADYGIVNALLMQAGLISTKLGFVSDPALAFISVVVVDAWARAPFAAILLLAGLQTIPDDLYEAAKVDGANFFQKFRDITIPHLKPQAAIALVIMTMFAFRTFSIVFALTGGGPANSTRVLATYIYQAGINQGNIGYASALSVIMILMTMVFVTFYVLQIQEDALDTA from the coding sequence ATGGCATCAGAAAATCTATTGAGTTCCGTCCGCGAGGTGATTTTCGATCACCCTGACGGAAAAGACACCGGTGATATCGGACCGATCCGGGAGTTCATAAATGACCACTTCATGTTCTTCGTGCTCACACCACCACTGCTGGTGTTGGGTACGTTGGTGATACTCCCGTCGAGCTACCTCGTTTGGTCAAGTGTTCACGAGGCACGATCATGGGGGCCCGACGTTTTCGTCGGCCTGGAGAATTACATCGCAATTTTCCAGGACCCGATGTTCTTCCTGTCATTAAAACATTCCGTCATGTATGTGCTCGGGTCCGTATCGCTCGCATTCGTTCTAGGGCTAACAGCGGCTCTCGCAATTAATCAGGTCGCGTCTAAGCGAGTAAGAAGCTCATTTACTGTGCTCATCCTTCTTGCATGGGCAGTCCCGCTCGTCGTTACGGGGCTCATCTGGCGCTTCATGCTCCACGCAGACTACGGGATTGTCAACGCCCTCCTGATGCAAGCCGGACTGATCTCCACGAAGCTTGGATTTGTTTCAGATCCAGCACTAGCCTTCATTTCAGTAGTCGTGGTAGACGCGTGGGCACGCGCCCCATTCGCGGCAATTCTCCTCCTAGCCGGCCTCCAAACAATCCCCGATGACCTTTATGAAGCCGCCAAGGTGGATGGAGCGAACTTCTTCCAGAAATTCCGCGATATCACTATTCCCCACTTGAAGCCGCAAGCAGCTATTGCACTGGTGATTATGACGATGTTCGCGTTCCGGACATTCTCCATCGTCTTCGCACTCACTGGTGGTGGTCCGGCGAACAGTACACGGGTCCTAGCGACGTACATTTACCAAGCAGGGATCAACCAGGGGAACATCGGATATGCGTCCGCACTATCGGTCATTATGATTCTGATGACGATGGTGTTCGTGACGTTTTACGTCCTCCAGATTCAGGAAGACGCACTTGACACAGCATAA